A DNA window from Paenibacillus andongensis contains the following coding sequences:
- a CDS encoding methyl-accepting chemotaxis protein — protein sequence MRLTVRTKMITVFALIFLMIGGLSWTDMSRMGALKDNTKKLASNWMMGIQIIEEIHYNSEHLLTLYYQKKLEPDVKKHESLDAAMASSIASIDKLSADYKESLAGEEDANYFKELNKNWEDFKTAFMKNKQNAADPSKVKEAAESLQVMSTAFGKAQKTMADMVAFNQEGGRKAELESLNVYKTSVNTSFIVLSIIIAFMLVTCYVLVRNISSPVRKASHALNRIANGDLTVEPIIIKNKDEIGVLVSSVNQMVNHLRKSVEQMMQASNSVAASSQQLFASSEQNTSASQQVAQSVQDFATGADKQAQSSMECGKAMEEMAVGIQRIAETTSDVSDLSISASQIAQQGTISMERVVSKMQTVSHSVDAANKVIKELEKHSQSIGKISTLIGNIASQTNLLALNAAIEAARAGESGKGFAVVAGEVRKLASQTDDSVRDITELISNIQRDSARAGLVMDKGLSEVQEGLKEVGIAELAFGQIVNASQEVASKIQETAAAAQQMAASSEEVSATVTSVGSVAQQTSGTAQLVAAATEEQLASTEEITASAESLAGIAQDLHQVVSSFRIA from the coding sequence ATGCGACTTACAGTGCGAACTAAAATGATTACGGTATTTGCACTCATCTTTCTGATGATTGGGGGGTTAAGCTGGACAGATATGAGTCGAATGGGCGCGTTGAAGGACAATACCAAGAAGCTTGCTAGCAATTGGATGATGGGTATTCAAATTATTGAAGAGATTCACTATAACTCGGAGCATCTATTGACCTTATACTACCAGAAGAAGTTAGAGCCGGATGTAAAGAAGCATGAGTCACTTGATGCTGCAATGGCATCATCAATCGCAAGTATTGATAAGTTGTCAGCAGATTATAAGGAATCCCTCGCCGGGGAAGAAGATGCCAATTACTTCAAGGAGCTTAATAAGAATTGGGAAGATTTCAAGACTGCTTTTATGAAAAACAAACAAAATGCCGCTGATCCTAGTAAGGTAAAAGAAGCCGCAGAAAGTCTTCAGGTGATGTCAACCGCTTTTGGAAAAGCGCAAAAAACAATGGCGGATATGGTTGCGTTCAATCAAGAGGGAGGAAGAAAAGCGGAGCTGGAAAGCTTGAACGTATATAAAACTAGTGTGAACACATCTTTTATCGTCCTTAGTATCATCATTGCATTCATGCTAGTTACTTGCTATGTGCTTGTTAGAAACATTTCCTCACCCGTTCGTAAAGCATCACATGCCTTAAATCGGATAGCGAATGGGGATCTCACCGTCGAACCTATTATCATAAAAAATAAAGACGAGATTGGCGTGTTAGTCAGTTCGGTAAATCAAATGGTTAACCACTTGCGTAAGTCTGTAGAGCAAATGATGCAAGCCTCGAATAGCGTAGCGGCATCGTCGCAGCAGTTGTTTGCCAGCTCCGAGCAGAATACATCTGCCTCGCAGCAAGTTGCACAATCTGTTCAGGATTTCGCGACTGGAGCCGATAAACAAGCCCAAAGCTCGATGGAATGCGGCAAAGCGATGGAAGAAATGGCTGTAGGCATTCAACGGATTGCAGAAACAACATCGGATGTATCTGATTTATCGATTTCTGCCTCGCAGATTGCTCAGCAAGGGACCATTTCGATGGAGCGCGTAGTGAGCAAGATGCAAACAGTGAGCCATTCTGTGGATGCTGCGAATAAAGTCATAAAAGAATTGGAAAAGCATTCACAAAGCATCGGTAAAATCTCGACGCTGATTGGAAATATTGCCTCGCAAACCAATCTTCTTGCCTTGAACGCAGCGATTGAAGCTGCTCGTGCCGGAGAGAGCGGAAAAGGTTTTGCAGTTGTAGCCGGTGAAGTTCGTAAGTTAGCGTCGCAGACGGATGACTCTGTACGTGATATTACCGAACTCATTTCGAACATTCAAAGAGATTCTGCACGTGCCGGTCTGGTTATGGATAAGGGACTGTCAGAAGTACAGGAAGGTCTTAAAGAGGTAGGGATTGCGGAGCTAGCATTCGGTCAAATCGTCAACGCGTCGCAAGAAGTAGCCAGCAAGATTCAAGAAACGGCTGCGGCGGCTCAGCAAATGGCTGCAAGCTCGGAAGAAGTTTCGGCAACCGTAACTAGTGTAGGCTCTGTTGCGCAGCAAACTTCGGGGACCGCTCAGTTGGTAGCGGCTGCAACGGAAGAGCAGCTCGCGTCCACGGAAGAGATTACAGCTTCTGCTGAAAGCCTTGCTGGTATTGCTCAAGATTTGCATCAAGTTGTGAGTTCATTCCGAATTGCATAA
- a CDS encoding methyl-accepting chemotaxis protein, giving the protein MFDWLGFRKGLPLWWSYRLNRHLKEDVEHIFEGIAHTRIEILRSWVEAYWSNLDRLLEQISDSEHGSTGLTQDDSMVQRLLAAALKSGADFSEIFILNEKATVIHSTSPTHVGKSYDSGSDLTKGLEEARKGKKCLFGPYSDPLTLKFGPSTSPFHDAMTLAFITPIMVNGIWKGAICGRVPNDVLGDLIQRESGHVYPDSGDNYLFMAKPVLNKQIVPGTALSRSRFEDLTFTHGDNLKDGVRTDYGIVGVKEHTELELIFTDPATGQLHPGIAGTIAKGHNLFVEFPGYSDYRHISVIGKGVTFQLPHCPDVWGMMCEGDLEEVYRIRSIDWKLLKLQLRFIVGYILLSAGGFWLLNGHVSSTWGSVIMAAVSLVYGGIGASMIRRKGSRPIVRQLAQMNKFIRINAEGSGDLTQRLQVQEFAGDETRELAKWINNMIDSLEGIMLQVKQAAAEVQRSQERMNDSTGSTEQSTGRMSTKIHDMIRSLRGQLKDIDVAKDVTQNMSGTLRELEEKASGQIAVAQDEVDRIGEKMNHISAKVAETNRTIQTFLQTTQEIPKLLKVIEEISAQTNLLSLNASIEAARVGEHGKGFAVVAGEIRKLADLTKKSTTEINDTIEQIERHANEAFISMEEGTKVVLEGTQIVAAASEILSSANAHDTMKTQVVDEVVALMEKVAAVSMENRQISAEVERTVQELLQDMLHVRQTTGDVGAITESLLLLVNQFHLTESRIR; this is encoded by the coding sequence ATGTTTGATTGGCTGGGATTTCGAAAAGGTCTGCCTTTGTGGTGGTCGTATCGTTTGAATCGTCATCTCAAAGAAGATGTGGAACATATCTTCGAAGGGATTGCGCATACGAGAATTGAAATTTTACGAAGCTGGGTAGAGGCATATTGGTCCAATTTGGATCGACTGCTTGAGCAAATATCTGATTCTGAGCATGGATCTACAGGCTTGACACAGGATGACTCGATGGTTCAACGGCTGTTGGCGGCAGCATTAAAGAGCGGTGCTGATTTTTCCGAGATTTTCATATTGAATGAAAAGGCAACAGTGATTCACTCTACGTCCCCTACTCATGTTGGGAAGTCTTATGATTCAGGAAGTGATCTTACAAAAGGGCTAGAGGAAGCGCGTAAAGGCAAGAAATGCTTATTTGGACCTTATTCCGATCCCCTGACATTAAAGTTTGGTCCAAGCACTTCTCCGTTTCACGATGCTATGACACTTGCTTTTATTACTCCTATCATGGTTAACGGCATATGGAAAGGGGCTATTTGCGGACGTGTCCCGAACGATGTGCTCGGCGATCTAATTCAGCGTGAGTCAGGACATGTGTATCCGGACTCCGGAGATAATTATTTATTTATGGCGAAGCCTGTGTTAAATAAACAAATTGTCCCAGGCACAGCGTTATCTCGCAGCCGTTTTGAGGATCTTACCTTTACGCATGGTGACAATTTAAAAGATGGCGTACGCACCGATTACGGCATTGTCGGTGTAAAGGAGCATACAGAGCTTGAGCTTATTTTCACGGATCCAGCAACGGGACAGCTTCATCCGGGGATCGCGGGAACAATTGCAAAGGGGCACAACCTATTCGTGGAGTTTCCAGGTTATTCGGATTATCGGCATATTTCTGTCATTGGCAAAGGTGTTACCTTCCAGCTTCCGCACTGCCCAGATGTTTGGGGGATGATGTGTGAAGGCGATCTTGAGGAGGTATACCGTATTCGCAGTATCGACTGGAAATTGCTCAAGCTGCAGCTGCGGTTCATTGTAGGTTATATATTACTCTCGGCAGGGGGCTTTTGGCTGCTTAATGGACATGTTTCCAGTACATGGGGATCCGTAATTATGGCAGCTGTAAGTCTTGTATATGGAGGAATAGGCGCAAGCATGATAAGGCGAAAAGGCAGCAGGCCGATCGTAAGGCAGCTCGCGCAAATGAATAAGTTCATCCGCATTAACGCAGAGGGCAGCGGAGATTTGACACAGCGCCTGCAAGTGCAGGAGTTCGCTGGCGATGAGACGCGGGAATTGGCGAAGTGGATTAATAATATGATTGATTCCCTTGAGGGGATTATGCTTCAGGTAAAACAAGCAGCGGCTGAAGTTCAGCGGAGCCAGGAACGAATGAACGATTCAACGGGTTCAACGGAACAATCGACCGGACGCATGAGCACCAAGATTCATGATATGATTCGTTCTTTGCGTGGTCAGCTCAAGGACATCGATGTTGCTAAGGATGTAACGCAGAATATGAGCGGCACTCTGCGTGAATTGGAAGAGAAGGCTTCGGGTCAAATCGCTGTGGCGCAGGATGAAGTGGACCGTATTGGCGAAAAGATGAATCATATTTCGGCGAAAGTCGCTGAAACGAATCGTACCATTCAGACTTTTTTGCAAACGACGCAAGAAATTCCGAAGCTGCTTAAGGTCATCGAAGAGATTTCCGCTCAAACCAATCTGCTTTCCCTGAATGCTTCCATTGAAGCCGCGAGGGTAGGTGAACACGGGAAGGGCTTCGCAGTCGTGGCCGGAGAGATTCGCAAGCTGGCTGATCTGACTAAGAAGTCTACGACGGAAATCAACGACACGATTGAACAGATTGAGCGCCATGCGAATGAAGCCTTCATCTCAATGGAAGAAGGCACCAAGGTTGTTCTCGAGGGGACGCAAATTGTAGCGGCGGCTTCTGAGATTCTAAGCAGCGCGAATGCGCACGACACCATGAAGACACAGGTGGTGGATGAAGTGGTTGCGCTGATGGAGAAAGTGGCGGCGGTAAGCATGGAGAATCGCCAAATCTCGGCGGAGGTTGAGCGCACCGTGCAAGAGCTTCTGCAGGATATGCTTCACGTGCGCCAAACGACGGGGGATGTAGGCGCTATTACGGAGTCATTGCTTCTGCTTGTCAATCAGTTTCATTTAACGGAGAGCCGCATTCGATAA
- the trhO gene encoding oxygen-dependent tRNA uridine(34) hydroxylase TrhO, translating to MTVEGAPYRILLYYKFVTVIDHEALAREHLAYCKKLGIKGRILIAPEGINGTLSGTVEQTDAYMAMMRQMPLFKDMIYKIDESEQHAFKKLFVRPKKELVTFRLEEDVNPNELTGTHLKPKEFYEKLQHEDVIVLDGRNHYEYDIGHFRGAIRPEVETTKEFPEWIRNNLQEYKDKPILTYCTGGIRCEKLSGFLLQEGFKEVYQLDGGIVSYGKDEDVQGRLFDGKCYVFDERISVPINRTDEDIVVGKCYHCGTAEDRYINCANDACHLKHICCEACEEKHNSFCSKECEEKTMSTLEA from the coding sequence ATGACAGTAGAAGGCGCTCCATATCGCATTTTGTTGTATTATAAATTCGTTACCGTCATAGATCACGAAGCTTTGGCTCGGGAACATTTGGCTTATTGCAAAAAGCTCGGAATTAAAGGCCGTATCCTTATCGCTCCCGAAGGTATTAATGGAACGCTTTCTGGAACGGTCGAACAAACCGATGCTTACATGGCGATGATGCGTCAAATGCCACTGTTCAAAGACATGATCTACAAGATAGATGAAAGTGAACAGCATGCTTTCAAAAAGCTATTTGTTCGTCCTAAAAAGGAACTCGTCACCTTCCGGCTTGAAGAAGACGTGAATCCGAACGAACTCACCGGCACACATCTGAAGCCAAAGGAATTCTACGAGAAGCTCCAGCATGAAGATGTCATTGTCCTGGATGGACGCAACCATTACGAGTACGATATCGGACATTTCCGAGGCGCCATTCGTCCAGAAGTTGAGACTACGAAGGAATTCCCGGAATGGATTCGCAATAATCTCCAGGAATACAAGGACAAACCGATTCTCACCTATTGCACCGGCGGTATCCGCTGTGAGAAGCTGTCAGGTTTCCTTTTACAGGAAGGCTTCAAAGAGGTTTATCAGCTGGATGGCGGTATTGTAAGCTACGGGAAAGACGAAGATGTTCAAGGTCGCTTATTCGATGGCAAATGCTACGTCTTCGACGAGCGGATCTCAGTCCCCATCAATCGTACGGACGAAGATATCGTCGTAGGCAAATGCTACCACTGTGGAACGGCAGAAGATCGCTACATCAACTGCGCGAACGATGCTTGCCACTTGAAGCATATTTGCTGTGAAGCCTGTGAAGAGAAGCATAATAGCTTCTGCTCGAAAGAATGCGAAGAGAAAACGATGAGCACGCTTGAGGCTTAA
- a CDS encoding stalk domain-containing protein, with the protein MKRNPFNMLKFGVVGCAILVGVSGAILPLTGMASAETAAVVPILSPIASESISSVQVKEVDLTSKTQDLKTNIKVPQLSGMLDTKYQEQTNDIILSHANKDLAIWENEAAQAAADAKTNGFTYRPYELTIHYALKSDGSGNQAGVVSLEVTTYAATGGTGMPRVDTYNVLNHEQGQRVTLQDLLGDNFKENVNAGIQAQINEKPENYFKDAFKGISEEQSFYVEKGEAVIVFPKYSIAPGSTGTPEFRFNLPEKWQMTPKPVAPTPIVKMKLDLVARDSLTNAEGVSLVPLRKVAEGLDYEVKWNQETYAAELKKGAEWTSVSVGKDSYFYAKMAPVTLGTAPVILNDTLYVPLKFVTDILQADVKTSDAGVIHFEQ; encoded by the coding sequence ATGAAAAGAAATCCGTTTAACATGTTGAAATTTGGTGTAGTCGGATGTGCAATACTGGTAGGAGTGAGCGGTGCCATATTACCATTAACAGGTATGGCATCAGCGGAAACAGCTGCCGTAGTTCCAATTCTTTCACCAATTGCATCGGAATCAATTTCTTCAGTTCAAGTGAAAGAAGTAGATCTCACATCTAAAACGCAGGATCTAAAAACCAATATCAAAGTGCCGCAGCTTTCAGGCATGTTGGATACGAAGTATCAAGAGCAAACGAATGACATCATTTTATCCCACGCGAACAAAGATTTGGCGATTTGGGAGAATGAGGCTGCTCAAGCCGCGGCTGATGCAAAGACGAATGGTTTCACTTATCGCCCCTACGAGCTGACGATTCATTATGCGTTGAAATCGGATGGTTCGGGCAACCAGGCGGGTGTTGTTTCACTTGAAGTCACAACTTATGCAGCTACAGGCGGTACAGGTATGCCGCGCGTTGATACGTACAATGTCCTAAATCACGAACAAGGGCAGCGTGTTACTTTGCAGGATCTGCTTGGAGATAACTTCAAGGAGAATGTCAATGCCGGAATTCAAGCCCAAATCAATGAAAAACCGGAGAATTATTTCAAAGATGCATTTAAAGGAATCAGCGAGGAGCAAAGCTTTTATGTGGAAAAAGGCGAAGCGGTTATTGTGTTCCCGAAATATTCGATTGCGCCAGGCTCCACAGGCACACCGGAATTCCGTTTTAACTTACCTGAGAAATGGCAGATGACACCAAAACCCGTTGCCCCTACGCCTATAGTGAAAATGAAGCTGGATTTAGTAGCAAGAGATAGCCTAACTAATGCCGAAGGCGTGAGTCTGGTGCCTTTACGCAAAGTGGCAGAAGGACTTGACTACGAAGTGAAATGGAATCAAGAGACATACGCTGCAGAATTGAAAAAGGGTGCTGAGTGGACGAGTGTTTCCGTGGGTAAAGATAGCTATTTCTATGCGAAAATGGCTCCGGTTACGCTAGGGACTGCTCCAGTTATTCTGAACGATACGCTGTATGTACCTTTGAAATTCGTAACGGACATCCTGCAAGCAGATGTGAAAACGAGCGACGCAGGCGTCATTCATTTTGAACAATAA
- a CDS encoding response regulator, whose translation MSSSLRFKLVSLLVLITCISLTVVGITNYRLSKDKLIQQMKKQSITSVSNSAQNLYDFLSIRLAEAELLSRVDVMKHGTLEERLQFLTQELKTGAKRYHSMGIIDLNGSMTLTTGQTISAAGERRFQEALKGKTFISDPEISHITGKYIISITAPVFNEKNEVTSIINISLDAEQTFFEHLHTPLEKGEVLIVNQEGLILYHTDTPQILNLNIFKEYPSLMPAFQKALQSNEGFLDESLYGGQKARWFYARVPQLDWYLAYSMPLSAFEAPTSPLLWSTIGLIMMTAVVIFLLIYLTANTLIIKRIKQILHVTESVAAGNFYIKPLVFKSKDELGALAHSVNGMIENLRELFEPFEAFIHHNQYAMIVTDPFFTINHLNSRAIQLLGYSFAEVHKKATPLLWLDQEQLMERAAQYSSELGEYVPADCTALVIRSLRHLKEDSEWTWHHKDGTRIFVQVSVSSITHPNGELKGFVFIARDISDIKESNETRERLLTIVESARDSILSFDERGYIFYMNQACKRIIGLDKQQTAGKHFSEYVDIQNDINFEEGLNTAIREGFWEFEAEVLTKEKRQIFISVIIVPHCPGDKAGCYFSAITRDITDQVHAKEELIRAKQEADDANLAKGIFLARMSHEIRTPLNGIVGLSYLMERTSMSPLQRDYISKIARSSVSLSNIINDILDFSKLEVDKLAIEHHAFQLDETIDRVCETLSVLLGHKPVDFICDIHDSVPLGLIGDSLRLYQVLLNLTSNAIKFTEQGTVTLRVYVEQFREEEVRISFTVSDTGIGMDEEQLSKLFQPFVQADEVTNRKFGGTGLGLVISKNIIENMGGTIEVSSQPEFGSEFRISLPFTLSLQPMKKSQAILPLRVLIVEDHPYLNQVLVHTLQSMCTEAAGVYSWKEARNAIEVIPVDVILLDMEADDMYGEEVWLGMLEACNRMNILTVIYTSLSGRDALEQLPAAWAPHAILVKPISRIVLYQTLQTLTGTHAAKELISTTDFVQTEERMTKFHRILLVEDNEINQTVARSLLESSMNCDVQLASNGFEALNDLENNDYDLILMDIHMPVLDGIETTKRIRLEPKWMHIPIIALTADSTLEKRLDCIRAGMNEVISKPIIPSRLFAAVDAVLSEKNRMAVPGLDIEEALGRLGGKTEIYHEMLRTFYRQSAPIIPQLTLSIQKGDYAEAISQLHALRGSSSNLSANRVFAAATALEEMLEHNAGPDELNASMIQNQLLSVAIALEEVFHSIQKLLLD comes from the coding sequence ATGTCATCATCGTTACGTTTCAAACTTGTCTCCTTGCTTGTTCTAATCACTTGCATATCCCTAACTGTTGTAGGGATTACCAACTACCGGCTCTCGAAAGATAAGCTGATTCAACAAATGAAGAAACAATCGATAACTTCCGTTTCCAATTCCGCACAAAACTTATACGATTTCTTATCCATCCGTTTAGCAGAAGCGGAACTTTTAAGTCGGGTTGATGTTATGAAGCATGGGACACTTGAGGAGCGTCTCCAATTTTTGACCCAAGAATTAAAAACAGGCGCTAAACGCTATCATTCTATGGGGATTATAGATCTCAATGGCTCTATGACGCTCACTACCGGACAAACCATTTCTGCAGCAGGGGAACGAAGATTCCAAGAAGCACTAAAAGGGAAAACGTTCATCTCTGATCCTGAAATCAGTCATATAACCGGTAAATACATCATTTCCATTACCGCGCCTGTCTTCAATGAGAAAAACGAAGTGACGAGTATCATAAACATTTCTCTTGATGCGGAACAAACCTTTTTCGAGCATCTTCATACCCCTTTGGAGAAGGGCGAAGTACTTATCGTGAACCAAGAGGGACTCATTCTGTATCATACCGATACACCGCAAATTTTGAACCTTAATATTTTCAAAGAATACCCTTCACTTATGCCCGCCTTTCAAAAAGCGCTGCAGTCGAATGAAGGATTTCTGGATGAATCTTTATACGGCGGCCAAAAAGCTCGGTGGTTTTATGCGCGTGTACCTCAATTAGATTGGTATCTCGCTTATTCCATGCCCCTTTCAGCTTTCGAAGCTCCAACGAGTCCATTGCTTTGGTCGACTATCGGATTAATTATGATGACGGCCGTGGTCATTTTTCTCCTCATTTACTTGACGGCTAATACACTGATTATTAAACGCATCAAGCAAATTCTTCATGTTACAGAATCAGTCGCTGCAGGTAATTTCTACATCAAACCGCTCGTTTTCAAAAGCAAGGATGAGCTGGGTGCTCTTGCCCATTCTGTGAATGGCATGATCGAAAACTTACGTGAACTATTCGAGCCTTTCGAAGCTTTTATTCATCACAATCAATATGCCATGATCGTAACAGACCCTTTCTTTACGATTAACCATCTCAACAGTAGAGCTATACAGCTTCTTGGCTATTCTTTTGCTGAAGTTCATAAGAAAGCTACACCTCTCCTGTGGTTGGATCAAGAACAACTAATGGAAAGAGCCGCGCAATACTCGTCAGAGCTTGGGGAATATGTTCCAGCTGATTGTACCGCCCTCGTGATTCGTTCATTACGTCATCTCAAAGAGGATTCTGAATGGACTTGGCATCACAAAGATGGCACTCGTATTTTCGTTCAGGTTAGTGTCAGTAGTATTACACATCCGAATGGTGAGCTGAAAGGGTTCGTATTCATCGCTCGAGACATTAGCGATATTAAGGAGAGCAATGAGACTAGGGAGAGATTGTTAACGATTGTAGAAAGCGCACGTGATTCCATTCTCTCATTTGATGAGAGAGGCTATATTTTTTATATGAATCAGGCTTGTAAGCGTATAATTGGATTAGATAAACAACAAACCGCCGGCAAACATTTCAGTGAGTATGTAGATATCCAGAATGACATCAATTTCGAAGAGGGTTTGAACACAGCCATTCGGGAAGGATTCTGGGAATTTGAAGCTGAGGTCCTAACGAAGGAGAAACGGCAAATATTCATTTCCGTCATCATCGTTCCCCATTGCCCAGGAGACAAAGCTGGTTGTTATTTCTCAGCCATTACGCGAGATATTACGGACCAAGTACATGCCAAAGAGGAGCTGATTCGAGCGAAGCAAGAAGCGGATGATGCTAATCTGGCTAAAGGGATTTTCCTAGCTCGCATGAGTCATGAAATTCGAACACCTCTCAATGGCATCGTCGGACTCTCCTACTTGATGGAGCGAACAAGCATGTCACCGCTACAGAGGGATTATATAAGTAAAATAGCGAGATCCTCGGTATCCCTTTCCAATATTATTAATGACATTCTGGACTTTTCGAAGCTCGAGGTGGACAAGCTAGCGATTGAACATCATGCATTCCAGCTGGATGAGACCATTGACCGTGTCTGTGAAACCCTTAGTGTGCTGCTTGGCCACAAGCCGGTTGATTTTATTTGTGATATCCACGATAGTGTACCGCTTGGACTCATTGGGGATTCGCTGCGCTTGTATCAAGTACTGCTGAATCTAACTAGCAATGCGATAAAATTCACGGAGCAAGGAACGGTCACATTGCGTGTTTATGTGGAACAGTTCCGAGAGGAAGAAGTCCGAATTAGCTTTACCGTCAGCGATACAGGCATCGGGATGGATGAAGAGCAGCTGTCCAAGCTGTTCCAGCCGTTTGTTCAGGCAGATGAAGTAACGAATCGGAAATTCGGGGGTACGGGTCTCGGTCTTGTTATCTCCAAGAACATTATTGAGAATATGGGCGGCACCATCGAGGTGTCAAGCCAACCAGAGTTTGGCAGTGAATTTCGGATTAGCTTACCTTTCACGTTGTCCTTACAACCTATGAAGAAGTCTCAGGCAATCCTCCCGCTGCGCGTATTAATTGTGGAAGATCACCCTTATCTGAACCAAGTGCTTGTCCATACTCTTCAATCCATGTGCACAGAAGCAGCCGGCGTTTATTCTTGGAAAGAAGCAAGGAATGCCATTGAAGTTATTCCCGTAGATGTGATCCTGCTTGATATGGAAGCTGATGATATGTACGGAGAGGAAGTATGGCTGGGCATGCTTGAAGCCTGCAATCGAATGAACATTCTAACGGTTATTTACACCTCTTTATCGGGTAGGGATGCCTTAGAGCAGCTGCCTGCAGCATGGGCTCCACATGCAATTTTGGTCAAACCTATCTCACGGATCGTGCTGTACCAGACGCTGCAAACACTAACAGGCACACATGCCGCGAAGGAACTTATATCCACGACTGACTTCGTACAAACAGAAGAAAGAATGACCAAATTTCATCGTATTCTTTTAGTCGAAGATAATGAAATTAACCAAACGGTCGCTCGTTCGCTGCTGGAAAGCAGTATGAATTGTGACGTTCAATTGGCTTCCAACGGCTTCGAAGCATTAAATGACTTAGAGAATAACGATTACGACTTGATCTTAATGGATATCCATATGCCCGTTCTAGACGGTATTGAGACTACCAAACGAATTCGTCTTGAGCCAAAATGGATGCACATCCCTATCATTGCTTTAACTGCTGACTCTACTTTGGAGAAGCGTTTGGATTGCATTCGCGCTGGCATGAACGAAGTGATCTCCAAGCCTATCATTCCTAGCCGATTATTTGCAGCCGTCGATGCTGTTCTTAGTGAGAAGAATCGGATGGCTGTTCCTGGACTAGATATCGAAGAAGCACTTGGACGGCTTGGCGGAAAAACGGAGATCTATCACGAAATGCTTCGAACATTTTATAGGCAATCCGCTCCTATTATTCCGCAATTAACCCTTTCGATTCAGAAAGGGGACTATGCCGAAGCCATTAGTCAGCTGCATGCGCTGCGCGGCTCTTCTAGCAACCTGTCTGCCAATCGGGTTTTCGCCGCGGCAACTGCCCTAGAAGAAATGTTAGAACATAACGCTGGGCCCGACGAATTAAACGCCAGCATGATCCAGAACCAACTTCTATCAGTTGCCATTGCTCTGGAGGAAGTTTTTCATTCCATCCAAAAATTGCTGTTAGATTGA
- a CDS encoding hemerythrin domain-containing protein produces the protein MNDRLSIRTNREYMMDPGYFPMLVERLKEEHLQMREQLSGIRTMAASLYSLEDCSIGMCKLIELQDLILSLVEELEQHSEWEEKELFPLLQSYLHPTTAMSVSRSMTVLEQDHDLAKRVVQAFVDGVNAMKVPIDEEFLHLMASELMTACLILLKHFTLEEELVYPLTDRIVEQLA, from the coding sequence ATGAATGACCGTTTGAGCATTCGAACGAATAGGGAGTACATGATGGATCCCGGCTATTTTCCAATGCTCGTAGAGCGTCTGAAGGAGGAGCATTTGCAGATGCGCGAGCAGCTCTCCGGGATCCGAACGATGGCTGCTTCCTTGTACTCCCTTGAGGATTGCTCAATAGGAATGTGCAAGCTGATTGAACTCCAAGATCTGATTCTCTCCCTTGTTGAAGAGCTGGAACAGCATTCGGAATGGGAAGAAAAAGAATTATTTCCTCTCCTACAATCTTATTTACATCCAACAACAGCGATGTCTGTCTCTCGTTCCATGACTGTTTTAGAGCAGGACCATGACTTGGCGAAGAGAGTGGTGCAGGCGTTCGTAGATGGCGTGAATGCGATGAAAGTGCCGATAGATGAGGAGTTTTTGCATTTGATGGCATCGGAATTAATGACAGCTTGCTTAATACTGCTCAAACATTTTACCCTAGAAGAGGAGCTGGTGTACCCGCTCACCGATCGCATCGTGGAACAATTAGCTTAA